The DNA sequence CCAAGACCCAGTTGGCGAAGAGGTGGTCACCTGCCTGCCCGCCGTTGCCGTAGAGGCtatgcagcagctccgccccAGGAAGCTGCAGATCAGCACCCCTGGCTTCCGCACCTCTCTGCgagctgtcgccgccgccacggaggCCTAAGGCTGCAGTGAGTGCCTCCAGAGGTACGTGGTAGGTACTATTCACGCGCACGCCACGGTGCTCGGCGTAGATACGCAGAAGCCGGAGAAGCTCCTCCAAACTTTCCGTGTACGGGGCTGCTTCTCGATTGCCAGTCAGTGGCTGAACAACGCCGTCAGCGCCGGCGTCAGGCACCGATGACCCAGCAGGGTGGCCTGGCATCGAAGGGCGCTGTGGCATCTTGCTGCCAGTCTTCGCGCCCTCCACTTCGTCACTAAACATCTTCCAGAGGAACAACCCGGAGAACAAGACAAGGGCACCGATAGAGAGGGCGAGACAGAGAGCGATGCAGCGAGCAAAGCGAGCAGGGCGAGACCGCCGGCTCGGCAGCAGTCTCGACCTCATTCTCCCCAATCCTGCCGATGGGAAGAAGCTAGAAAGGGGTCCAGAATGACTATGTTGCTAGCTGGATGGCTCTGTGTAGGCGCGCGCTTCTGGCTGTACATCAGCCAGGGCGTGAGGGATGGAGGGGGCGAGCAGTTtcatgcacgcgcgcgcacgagagaggaagagagagggagagagggagagagggagagagggagagagggagagagagagaacgaagaTGAAGTCTGCATAGTTCACAGTCTGAAGGGGCGCAGCGAGCACTgtgtgggagagagcgcgagtggaggaggagtggggatTGCTGCGACTTGGACCAAAGTATATCCGTGAGGTCTGCTGTAGCGGCAGGtggtgatgtgtgtgtgttatcCCCGCCTCTGAAAAGAGAAGTTGGGAAAgacatccacacacgcacacacacacaagagccAGACCAGAACGAACAGCGAACAATAAACGCGAGAACAGAAAGGAGGCGCGAATGGGTGTACGTGAGCGCAGAGGCACGCGTTCATCCACCCTACAGCGTCTTGATATCACTGCCACCACATCACGTCTAGCACGCAGTGGCGAAGGacgcgctcacacacaccgggcagagagagagagggggggggggcggagagaacggaaagagaaaaaagcgcaAAGAGAGCGATGGTGGGCAATCAGccagggaggagaggaagagagcggcggtgctgtcgttgtcgtcgtctcgctccctccccctctccctcctcctcgttcgcCCCCTCTGTCCTCCCtactccctcctcgccgtgGCTGTCATTCAGTCCCTTCACGgccagagaaggcgaaggagaagataaagcaaacaaaacagTCCCGGtatgggggaggaggggaggacaAGTCCCTGCATCCACCCTCGCCACTTCGGATgacgcgcacatgcgcacacgaTCTAACATCGCCTattgctgccaccgccacacaGAAAAGCGCCGGGGCCCCGTCGCTCCGATGGCGGtgggcgtttttttttttcggtccATCTGCTCGTTGGTTCCCTTTTCGGCTCCCTCTTCCAGATAAACGCGACCGTACACTGGTCAGCGCTCAAGACGGGGGCcaggtggggagagagagagagagaaggggaggagggggtggacgCAGACACCGTCGGCTACGGTCTTGCTCGCACTTCACTCCAGTGTATACGCTCAGAGAGATGCCAGCACGCAACAGCCGTCAAAGCGCCTCGCTATGACGGcacttcccctctctccccttctcgtctgcccattcccctcctcaccttccacgctcctcctcgacttGCTTCACGGCGCGGATTTCATCGGCAGCGGACAGGGGAGACCAAAAATCGGCAACCCGCCAGCCAAGGCCAGCGACGCTAcgcccaccacccacacaccacacaaccacacaacacacagaaaaagaCATCGAGCACGACGCTCACGAACACACAGTGGCAACAATCAGGCCAAAGTAGAGCACAATATACAAGCACGCACGGAGTAAGGAAAAAATGGCcagcgaggagcagcggcgcgtgcaCCACACATGAAGAGAGACCGGGTAACGAGCGCTGCACCCACGCCAAGGGGTTCCTTCCTTTGCTTCGCTcctgctcttcccccccccattttccccctctctctctctctcgagggAAAATCCTGGTGGGAAAGCGGATGGAGGgatggaggcgaagaagcgtGTGAGCGATGCAGACGTGGATATCCGCCAGCCGCGGCGACACAACGAACAGGGCGGCAGTTCGGGCGCGCAAGTGCAAAGGGAGAATGCGCGACACCACAACCCACACGCCCCgcggggaaaggaggaagagcgcggcagcgcgcctcACGCGATCTACATGCCGCGCCCGCAGCAAGCCCCACCGAGACTTCTATGCGCATCGGCCTCAGCACTGCCCGTCCCGCCACTGCCAGTGGTGCTGTTCGAGGCGGCTTGCATCGCTGATGGAGTAATCAGAAAGGGGGTCCGAACTAAGCTACCAAACTGGCCAGCGCTGATGCCGGGCGccgccacaccgccgccgatcGTACCCGCTGAGCCAGTATTGCCAGCAGATGAAGACTCCACACTATTGACATCGGTACCACCACCCGTGGcagccggcagcggcagcgcggcagcgaccTGCCGAAACATCTGCTTGATGTGTGTGCCATGCTTTGCACTCACCTCCATGAAGAGGACGTTGCACTCTGACGCCTTCTTCATTGCCTCCTCGGCGCTCACCTCGCGCCGCTCCGATGCTTGATCGATCTTGTTGCCGACGAGCATGATAAcgacctcctcgccgctctccgAGCGTACCTCGTCGATCCACTTGAAGGCGTTAAAGAAGGTCGAGCGGGAGGTGAGGTCATAAACAACCACAGTTGCTGAGCTATTGCGGATGTAGCTGGGGATCAGCGAGTGGAAGCGCTCCTGCCCTGCTGTGTCCCACAACTGAAGCCGAACATTACGATCGTCCTCGAGGTGGATCGTCTTGGAGAAGAAGTCGATCCCGATGGTTGGCTGGTACTGCTGGTCAAAGGTGTCGTACATGAACCGGGTGAGGATGCTCGTCTTGCCAACAGATTGGTCACCAAGAAGAACAAGTTTGTGCTTCAGCATCGATGAGGAAGAAGCCGACACGCTGGACACCTTGCTCGATGCCCCGGCGGCGGCTGAGTCCATGCTGCTCAGTGTCCCTTGGAGCTAGGTAGGGGATGTcgtggtggggagaggagggagtggggaCGTCCGCACACCCACGTCGCTTGAGCAATGAATCGAACGACAGGCTCTGCGCGCACCGCGACTTGGTTGTTTGAGACTCGCCTCGCTGAATGTGTAGAGCGCAGACGCAGTCGCACACCGAACTTTTACTCTTGATACCCGAGGCCCACTCCTGCGACGAGTGACGCACTACAGCAGAGATGGTGACGCGCGCCGCGAAGCaaaaagcgaagaggggagagagaaggttTGCCGATGGCAGTAGTCCGAGAGGGAagcggggggagagggagaggggtacACAACACGCACCTGTAGAGTcgccccacccacccaccccctcaccacccCTTTCTCGCTTGATTGCTCGCTTTCGGTCTCGGCGCCAACGATATTTGGCTCCCGTCACAAACTGCCAGTACAGAGAAATAgttgagagagaggagagagagagggggggctgccGGCGTTCGGTCGTGTGTAGGCGAGCCTCATTctgagaggagggaagaggaaccACGACACACGGGTGCGTGTCTCGGTGACGGCGGACGGGGCGACCAGAAAGGCAAaagacaccaccaccaccacgaccaccgccacccagAGCAACGAAGCatggtggagggggagacgataagagaaagcgagagaaggccCCGCTGCACATCACTAGTCCTCCTGCTGtacttttcccctcttccatACGCCGTCTTTCTACCCTCACGCTCTCTCCCATCAGTAGCAGTAACAACAACGCCAGCTCACACAACGTGGGACTTTCCTTAAGATCATACAATCGGTTCGGGGGGACGGGGGAAGGCGACTCTACAGGTGCGTGTAAGGAGGAGCCAAGCAAGCCCAGACACGCAAGTAAGCTGGTGCCCTCGCGTCGCCCAAGACGTCCCAAGCCAtagagagggaaacagagagagagagagatgcataCTACAGGaggccctctccccccctttcctccctgcCGAAGGCTCCCGCGCCCCTCCCCGCGCCGCCTACGATGGCTGGTGTTTTGCTCCTGTCCtcccgctgccaccgctctATGTTTTGGCGGAAGTCGAGGACAAACTCGTCGAAGtcgtgccgccgcgcatCCTTCTTCATCATGACACTTTCGTAGAGATGTGTCTTGCACGCGAACACCTCCAGCACGAACCCGAGTGAAAAGCCAACGAGGAAAATGCCAAACATCCGGGCCGCGAACGGCAGCCGGGTGCGATACGCGCGCAAGAAGCGACTTGTCGCCGTGCCGTCGCGCAGGAACGGGTCCCGCGTCTTCTGTGCGTCGCCGTACAGGCGCGCTGTGGTACTGTGAGACGGGaagccagcagcaccagtagCAGTCGACCTCGAAGAGCACCTATGTGCGTGCGAcagcgctgtgcagcacGTGTGCAGCACACTCATCGATACCCCCAGAGAAAGCCGCATACGTATTGCCCTGATCAGCCAGTCGCACAATGGAGAGTGCTCACGGTGTGTCTTGAGCCAACTGCtcagctgtgtgtgtgtgtgagacgtaggagggtgagggggggggtgtacGGAGAGGGTGAGCTGGGCGCAGAGGGCAAGTAAAAAATGCGGCATTTTTCTGTTTCATTCGGGGGGTACGTGGAGGAATTCCTGTCGTGCTGCCCCCGACTCCCATGGTCAAGACTGTGTagctgtcgctctctctcgcagaCGATGGTGTGCCCACGCACGTAGGTTGGCGTcgaacgcagcagcggcccaAGTCGCACTCATTCATGGGAGGCGTGGCTGAGCTCATGAGAAACGTAAGAAAAAGCGACGTATCAGGCGACGAAAGATACTCAAAtcgaggcagaggcgaagggaaagaagggggtCCCGAGGTGCTTTCACGaagcctccccccctccctcccccctatcGGAGCCATAATCCTCATCCTTCCCTCACGcgcgctgccctcctcccctgttcctcctccttctcgcATCTCTGCGACTCCCTCTCtacgccgccgtcgtcgctgcttctCGGCTTCTTGCTACTGTGCATGAGCGGACTTCGGcgcatgtatgtgcgtgtgtgggtgggtgtgtgagtCCATCCACAGCGCTCAGTTAAGTGTCCTCATCGGGTAGCTTCTGAGCTTGACGGTGTGAGAGCGCGAAATAAGCTACTAtgcacacggagagagccagagagagagagaggagggggggacgagaggaggaaggaggagggaaagagcgtgCGAGGACACGTTCTCAGAAGAACGGAAGGGGCAGCACGTGCGTGCTTGTAATGACCTCactgaagaagagagcgggcGGGGCTTGCAAAGCGAGCAAACAaaaggcgcacacaccgcaTTCAACACGCTTCACGTACGCCTTTTCCCTGCCCttcatccccctcccctcccctcccctccccccgctgcaCGCTGTAGTCCACACTCAGGCTGTGCagcagggggaggaggaagggctACGTCagttccccttttctctcccctcgttGCTGACGCCAGTCCGGTCGCTCCCTGCGTTCCtttccccaccaccaccaccacccatcCCACGCCTTGCCTACCTACCAACGCATCCTTCACCTCCTATGGAAAGGACTTTGTGGCTAGGCGAGGGGAAGTcgtcccctcttccctcccccccctcccgcgcCCTTGCTCAACGCGTGCTTGCCTTGTCTTTGCTGTTGCATGGGCACGTACCTACGCGTCTGAGTCCTTACCAAGCACACACCACACCTCActcgggaggggggacgtcACGCCACCGGACAGTCCCCCAGACGCACCTGCACCAACGCAGCCGGCGCGCCCTTCCTCGCCGCCTGGCTCGTTCGGGTTTTTCAGTGGCGCCGGCCCTTCCTTCCCTTGTTTTGCCGCCCcgcattgctgctgctcgcctgGGAGACGCAGGCTGGCGCTTGCCCGCGCGACGCTGAGCTGCCAGCGCCGGCCTGCCCAGTCGCCCTCGTCGCAGTAGCCGCAGCCacaccaccggcaccgcgGTCCTTGTGCCCAGGCACCGACGAGACAGGCAACTCAGCGACTGCGCTTGCCGTTGGCTGCTCGCTAGCGCTCGCAGCCACGGTGGGCGGCACAGGACTACCCACCGATGCCCTGGTGCAGTCAGACACGAACTCATTCACAAGGCTTTCCACCAGCCTCAGCTGCCCTTGATGTTCCACCCGCGTCGTCATTGTGACTCGGCCATCGGTAGCCTTGAGCAGAAACACCTTGCGGCTCTGGTAGGGTCGCAGACGTAGCATCAGCCTCATTCGCTTCACCCTGCCTGGCTGCTGATGCATGCTGCGGGTGGCCTGCACAAACTCATTTAGCTCCAGACGCATGGTGAGTGCctggggtgtgtgtgtgtgtcggtaggcagtgctgcacagaGCGCAGAGtcgatgaagagagaaaaatggTTGCAACTGGGTGCACCGGCGTGTATCAGTGCGCGTGAGCCAGGatgtaaagagagagagcgagagcggcaACAATGCAGGAGCAAACCCAACGAGCACGCAGAAGGATCAGTGCAAAGCAGCGTCAGGGTCTCGAGAAGAACACTGCGTGGACAACACgcacgtgggtgtgcgtaGGCAGAGGTGGTGAAAAGCCGCATTGATGAAGGCACAGGGAGCgagcaagaagaggaggaggagggtagAGTGGGTTAGTGGGGAACGGAAAAATTAAGGTGGCGAGGGTGGGcgtgcactgctgccagCGAGCATCTCGAAATGGCTGAGGTAGAGGAGCCTTTTCGGGTGAGGGGAAGCggggagaggcgcgcgcgcgcgcctgcgcctgcgtggATGACGTGCGTTGAGGAGGCGTCTTGTCACACCCGCGCGGCTGCCACGGTGAAACTTCCACGCAGTCTAAGATAAGCGGGGCATCCCTTATTCAATGCGATGAAATGAGAAGCGAgacggaggtgggggtgagggggtgaggcaggcggagggggggatcAGCTgtcgccacagcagctggaTGGAGCCTCTCTACATCTACGCGCtgccacatacacacactcaGAGCTCAGGCAGAAACCTCGGAaggcacccccacccccaactGCACCAAGTGAAGGCAGGCGCTctcgcaacagcagcagcggggaaGGGGCAGCGTGGAAAGAAGCGCAAAACATGGAAAAGCCctgcccacacacacacacacacacacacacacatatgcgTGCCGTTCTGGATGCACCAGCTCGATTggcgccacccctccccttctccccctttcacctCCAACGCAcgactctcctcctcctcctcctcttcctccgcctcctcctcacacacacgcacacccgcgGCTCCGTTATAAGGAATGAACGCGGTTCACTATTGGATGCACACCAGCGTGGACGGCGTGCGACACCGCCCGCTCTACTGCATCAGCACCGAACACGCCAGCGTACAGCCCGTCCGCGCTCAACGGCCGTGGCAAGGATGACGGCATTGCACTCGAACAGGACACCCGTGCGggcggctgcggcttctTCGCCGTCAAGACACTCACAGGGACATACTTGAGACACTCACGCACGTGCTTGTGACGCAGCACACGGCGCAGCGtcggccgcgccgccgcatccaccgtcagcagcgagctCACTAGCTCTCTGAACTGT is a window from the Leishmania panamensis strain MHOM/PA/94/PSC-1 chromosome 2 sequence genome containing:
- a CDS encoding small GTP binding protein rab6-like protein (TriTrypDB/GeneDB-style sysID: LpmP.02.0180); this translates as MDSAAAGASSKVSSVSASSSSMLKHKLVLLGDQSVGKTSILTRFMYDTFDQQYQPTIGIDFFSKTIHLEDDRNVRLQLWDTAGQERFHSLIPSYIRNSSATVVVYDLTSRSTFFNAFKWIDEVRSESGEEVVIMLVGNKIDQASERREVSAEEAMKKASECNVLFMEVSAKHGTHIKQMFRQVAAALPLPAATGGGTDVNSVESSSAGNTGSAGTIGGGVAAPGISAGQFGSLVRTPFLITPSAMQAASNSTTGSGGTGSAEADAHRSLGGACCGRGM
- a CDS encoding hypothetical protein (TriTrypDB/GeneDB-style sysID: LpmP.02.0200), whose translation is MRLELNEFVQATRSMHQQPGRVKRMRLMLRLRPYQSRKVFLLKATDGRVTMTTRVEHQGQLRLVESLVNEFVSDCTRASVGSPVPPTVAASASEQPTASAVAELPVSSVPGHKDRGAGGVAAATATRATGQAGAGSSASRGQAPACVSQASSSNAGRQNKGRKGRRH
- a CDS encoding hypothetical protein (TriTrypDB/GeneDB-style sysID: LpmP.02.0190), with protein sequence MFGIFLVGFSLGFVLEVFACKTHLYESVMMKKDARRHDFDEFVLDFRQNIERWQREDRSKTPAIVGGAGRGAGAFGREERGGEGLL